The following nucleotide sequence is from Candidatus Methylomirabilis sp..
GCCATCCCGGGCGCCGCCGAGGCGGTGGCGGCCCTGCGCGCGGCCGGGAAGGCCCTCCGGTTCCTCACCAACGACCCCCGCTTCTCGGCCGACGAGCTGGCGGCGAAGCTCCGGGGCCTCGGCGTTGCGGCCGACCCCGCCGAGATCCTCACCTCGGGACGGGTCCTCGCGCGGCACCTGAAGGAGGCGGGTTTCAGCGGCCGGACAGCCTACGTGGTAGGGACAGAGGCATTAAAGCAAGAGCTGGCTGCAGCCGGTCTCCGCCTGCTTGACGGCGACGCGGCTCGCCGGGCCGAGGTCGTAGTGGTCGGGGGGCACGACAGCCTGGGATACCAGGAGGTCCGGCTCGCGGCCCAGGCTGTCAGGAACGGGGCCGCCTTCTACGCCACGGGGCGGGACGCGACCTTTCCGATGCCGGACGGCCCCTGGCCGGCGACCGGCGCGATGTTGGCGGCAGTGGAGGTGGCGGCCGGGAAGCAGGCCGTGGTGGCGGGGAAGCCCGAGTCACTGATGTTCGAGGTGGCTTGCAGCGATTTCTCTGATCGTCGGCGGGTTGCCGTTGTCGGCGACACCCTCGAGAGCGATATCGCAGGGGGCAAGAAGGCCGGCTGCGTGACGATCCTGGTTCTGAGCGGCTCGACCCGGCCCGATGACCTGGCTGCTTCGCCTATCACCCCCGATCACGTGATCCCCTCGCTGGCCGCCCTCATCGACCCCGGCCCAGGGCCGGGTCTAGAGCCCCGCGCCCTTCTCCGATGAGGCGCGGGCGGTGGCGTCCAGGGCCCCCTGGAGGGCCTGGTGCAGGCGGATGACGATGGCTTCGATGGTTTCCTCGCGAGAGGCCCCCGCGCCCTGGCCCGCGACGAGCTTGGTCACATCGAGCGGGGGCGCGATCCGGATCACCGCCCGGCGCTTCCCGAGGGAGCCGTGGATCTCCTTCCCCAGGACCTCCCGCTCCAGCTTGGTCAGGGTCTCGGCCATCCGCTCCGGGCTCGGGTTCTGGGCGAGGTAGTCGTCCTGGAACGCGACCGACCGGGCGCACAGGTACGCCGCCTCCAGGTCCGCCGAGAGGGGATCACCGGGCGGGGCCGCGGGCGGGCCGTAGTATCCGTCGGTCCCGACGGGCTCCCGCAGCCGTCCCCGGATCCGGATCATGAGTTTGCGGGCCCGGTCGAAATCGAGGCCCTGCCGCACCCGCCCGAAGTGCTTGCGCTCCAGCTCCTCCAGGAGCTTCTCCCGCAGCCGCCGGACCCGCTCGAAGAGCCCCTCGCCGGGAGCAGGCGTGAGCCCGTGCTGCCGCTCCGCCCGCGCCAGCAACTCCGTCCCCAGGGCCACGAGCCGACCGGAGAGGGGACCCGGCCGCGGCTGGCCCAGGACGGCCGCCTCGAGGCGGGCGGCGGCTGCCTCGAGGACGGGAGTGATGTCTTCGGCGAACTGGTACTTCACGGCGACGGGTACGATGAGGATCGGGCGGGGCCGGCCCTGGCGGCCGAGCTCGTCGGCCGCCTCAAGCGCCAGCCGGGCCACGCCCGGCTTCAGCGGCATGACCCTGTCGTTGAGCAGATAGATCTCCCCCTCGGGGAACATCAGGAGGTCGGACGTGCCGGCCACGAGGACGCTCTGGGCGAACCGCTGGGCCTCCACGTTGGCCCCGCCCCGGTTCACCGAGAAGACCCCGAGGCGCTGGACGATCCACCCCTTCCACCCCCACCAGCCGTCGAAGATCTCCCGGGTCGCCATGTAGATGAACCGGCGCCCCGCTCGCCGGGCCAGCTCGAAGGTCACGTCGGGGTCGGCGTAGTGGGCGTGGTTGGGCGCGATAAGGCAGCCGGCCGGCAGGGACCGCAAGAGGGCGAGGTCAGCCGGAGGGATGTCGAGCGTGACGCGGCGCGGCAAGGTGATGCGGTTCAGGAGGGCGGCGGCGGCGATGAGGGGTCGCGAGGGTTTCGCAGGCCTGAAGTCCGTCGCGGTCAGCCTGGCCATGCTCCCCCCCGCGCCGGGCCGGTCAGCGCGCCACCGACCCGGCTATTGTAGCAGGCTTCCCACCCCCGGGGGCCCCGATCGCAGGACCTCCCTGCGGTCTGCCTTGGCGGGGCCCTCCCAATAGGGTAGAATGGCATGGTGCCTGGAGACCGCGGCGGCCCCATGGCCGCCTGCGGGAAGCCCGCTTGACCCTATGCGAAGGAGTTCCATGGAGTTTGCCAGCCTGAGCCTCCCCGAACCGGTGATGCGCGGCATCGAAGCCGCCGGCTTTACCACCTGCACCCCCATCCAGGAGAAGACTCTCCCCATCGCCCTCGAAGGCAAGGACGTGGCCGGGCAGGCACAGACCGGCACCGGCAAGACCGCCGCCTACCTGATCGTCCTCTTCACCCGCCTCCTGGAAAGGCCCCGCAAAGAGCCCCGCCGGGGCTCCCCCCGCGCCCTCATCATCGCCCCCACCCGCGAACTCGCCGTCCAGATCGAGCGGGACGCCGAGCTGCTGGGGCAGTTCTGCGGCTTCAAGATGGTGGTCGTGTACGGGGGCGTGGACTACGCGAAGCAGCGCGAGGCGGTCCAGGGCGACCTGGATATCCTGGTCGGCACGCCCGGCCGCCTGATTGACTACTTCCGGCAGGGGGCCTACGACCTGAAGTCCGTGGAGGTCCTGGTCATAGACGAGGCGGACCGGATGTTCGACATGGGCTTCATCAAGGACCTCCGGTACATGCTCCGCCGCCTCCCGCCCTACGACCGGCGCCAGTCCTTCCTCTTCTCCGCCACCCTCCCCCACAAGGTGCTGGAGCTGGGTTACGAGCACATGAACAACCCGGTCCGGGTGGCCGTCTCGCCCGAGCAGGTCACCCCGGACAAGATCACGCAGGTCCTCTACCACGTGGCACGGAAGGAGAAGTTCTCCCTCCTCCTCGGCCTCCTCATGCGGGAGAAGGGGGAGCGGATCCTGATGTTCGTCAACACCAAGCGGGAGGCGGAGCGCCTGACCGAGCGCCTGAACCGCCACGGCTACCCGACCGAGGAGCTCACGGGGGACATCGAGCAGAAGAAGCGGCTGCGCGTCCTGGAGGCGTTCAAGCGGGGGGAGATCCCCATTCTTGTCGCGACCGACGTGGCCTCCCGGGGGCTGCACATCGAGGGGGTCACCCACGTGGTCAACTACGACATCCCCCAGGACTCCGAGGACTACGTCCACCGGGTCGGACGGACCGCCCGCGCCGGCGCCGCGGGGAAAGCCATCAGCCTGGCGGACGAGGAGTACGTGCTAGGCCTCGAGGCCATCGAGAAGCTGCTCGGGTTCAAGATTCCGGTGGAGTGGCCGGACGAGTCCCTCTTGGTGAAGGAGCTGCCGCGGGATCCGACCTGGCGCCCCCGGGAGCGCCCGCGGGAGGCCGGGCGGGGGCGCGAGCGGGGCCGGGACCGCGGCCGCGACCGGCATCCGAGCCGGCCGCAGGAGCGGGCCCGCGGGCCGGCCGGGCCGCTGCCGACACGGAAGCCGGTGGAGGTGGCCGCGCCCGCCGCGCTTCCCGCATCGGCTGGCGTCCCGGCCGCCACCGCCTCCCCGAGCGGCGGGGAGGCGCAGCGCAAGCGCCGCCGTCGCCGAAAGCGCCGCGGGCGCGGCGGCCGCGGGTCCGAGGGCCAAGGCCTGGCGACCCCGCAGACGCCCGAGGCGCCACGCGAGCCCGACGGCACCCACCACGTCTTCGTCGTATAGGTCCGCCACGCGCGGGCCCGACCCGCGCCTCCCCCCCGCTTGATTTCTGCCCGCTCACGCCCTATCATACGCTTGCCTACAGGCCGGGGTCCCACCCCGGCGGCAATGTTCGCGCGCTTTTTCCCAGCACAAGGAGGATTCCTATGAGGCGACGTGTCCCCGGGGGGAGGATGGTCGGCATCCTGGTCATGTTGGTCTTCGGCTGGGTGGGCCTGGTGGCCGCCCAGGTCACCCTGAACGTCGTGACGGCCGGCGACACCAACATGCACGA
It contains:
- a CDS encoding HAD-IIA family hydrolase, yielding AIPGAAEAVAALRAAGKALRFLTNDPRFSADELAAKLRGLGVAADPAEILTSGRVLARHLKEAGFSGRTAYVVGTEALKQELAAAGLRLLDGDAARRAEVVVVGGHDSLGYQEVRLAAQAVRNGAAFYATGRDATFPMPDGPWPATGAMLAAVEVAAGKQAVVAGKPESLMFEVACSDFSDRRRVAVVGDTLESDIAGGKKAGCVTILVLSGSTRPDDLAASPITPDHVIPSLAALIDPGPGPGLEPRALLR
- a CDS encoding lysophospholipid acyltransferase family protein; the protein is MARLTATDFRPAKPSRPLIAAAALLNRITLPRRVTLDIPPADLALLRSLPAGCLIAPNHAHYADPDVTFELARRAGRRFIYMATREIFDGWWGWKGWIVQRLGVFSVNRGGANVEAQRFAQSVLVAGTSDLLMFPEGEIYLLNDRVMPLKPGVARLALEAADELGRQGRPRPILIVPVAVKYQFAEDITPVLEAAAARLEAAVLGQPRPGPLSGRLVALGTELLARAERQHGLTPAPGEGLFERVRRLREKLLEELERKHFGRVRQGLDFDRARKLMIRIRGRLREPVGTDGYYGPPAAPPGDPLSADLEAAYLCARSVAFQDDYLAQNPSPERMAETLTKLEREVLGKEIHGSLGKRRAVIRIAPPLDVTKLVAGQGAGASREETIEAIVIRLHQALQGALDATARASSEKGAGL
- a CDS encoding DEAD/DEAH box helicase is translated as MEFASLSLPEPVMRGIEAAGFTTCTPIQEKTLPIALEGKDVAGQAQTGTGKTAAYLIVLFTRLLERPRKEPRRGSPRALIIAPTRELAVQIERDAELLGQFCGFKMVVVYGGVDYAKQREAVQGDLDILVGTPGRLIDYFRQGAYDLKSVEVLVIDEADRMFDMGFIKDLRYMLRRLPPYDRRQSFLFSATLPHKVLELGYEHMNNPVRVAVSPEQVTPDKITQVLYHVARKEKFSLLLGLLMREKGERILMFVNTKREAERLTERLNRHGYPTEELTGDIEQKKRLRVLEAFKRGEIPILVATDVASRGLHIEGVTHVVNYDIPQDSEDYVHRVGRTARAGAAGKAISLADEEYVLGLEAIEKLLGFKIPVEWPDESLLVKELPRDPTWRPRERPREAGRGRERGRDRGRDRHPSRPQERARGPAGPLPTRKPVEVAAPAALPASAGVPAATASPSGGEAQRKRRRRRKRRGRGGRGSEGQGLATPQTPEAPREPDGTHHVFVV